A DNA window from Augochlora pura isolate Apur16 chromosome 9, APUR_v2.2.1, whole genome shotgun sequence contains the following coding sequences:
- the LOC144474668 gene encoding uncharacterized protein LOC144474668 isoform X3, which produces MSGRLPRLRALRPRPQQSKNEPQKEGNLKEDHKEVAMKEQESRTSSEELSFEDKDDGSAKDSLKGEHDELLDCTVPSQSYECKTCKPSKPLPSLKAYLDHLKKEHKQKGKFVRDAGNRCSMCPYIALNSRDLETHQRVHHLKRRFFRCAKCSYVTHVRARYTKHVKYHSMPMIKCDACDFRTPYKWNLDRHTRNHGGGGAFQCRACNFTADIRQSLTVHETNHHEPPVGQTNRKSNAPFERKPRNSPKRYNQVGASDFRETLHISGSTTVSLSPGDSFLSDQSMNSVEDKRSAIANAECIALKCEEKGCQFITAWDSEMQRHLAECHAPVTPNKSRKPLPMLIPLSPVKSNSTAGGSSTTLLKVPRVRVRPELAQIARDTELARLYGNKEVNNLKKDANNAADLFEKKNASFFDKLKEKLTTSASINNGVAEVAVSTTNDLKCWCTFKASSMEELACHKQTHHTALSVSVGTTRCPKCRRRCKSSTDLQAHMQCCRSTNNDASIDSSLEKLSNCSELRVTSYRGEYAFPAQTDWDVNLSGLNSSGSSVEQQSWDEQNMEERSVEESNSDEPPTKLLIMNSNEYLQTPEFSSTPVSIVSTNEGSNVNTINIGLRPPPPLKAAARNRGQSLLKNNLITPHGQSGSTSATLSDDNKRTMWKCKRCNFRHSNRETVSLHVKSHSELEQRNEDEKNPFGCGDCPFSAPDAATLSMHRIHHRPNLEAIFKCYLCPYYVSTKAELLDHVRLHGEELAVVHQQSTDYNFSPVKYKAQQANSDNNTSRMKQEKSIEQVIHITTQNNVTCISNASKNANAPPPLLLDTRALPDAPLVWVSRLDGTLAKMLKCRHCPYVSSRRAEVRDHETMHLDTPSQGPVIACTDCSFTCTRREIMVAHTEMHSGSLGTVHCLVDDSRPDSQQLNDLTTLLGFTHTPVLGSEPDLRDSRLVHCCSKCPARFLCEKELRIHLRYHSTELAYSCQWCSYAARQPAHLLAHQKAHSTEYQERTKYLLSLYGHSQRYPPPTTACVEAGGQDSSNPTSTVAWIVVEISETSSNNFNNISNTNQPRTGNQVFTCAKCPARYFKLDALEYHMTLHGSNNRFKCTECDYSSKTAQNLVKHQVVHRRQNETNEIAANLSPPPSDPQFGLYMRGNPNFVYPGYLRNGRLKEKRYKCHKCPSAFEKREQYRVHLTLHGAKQRYRCDTCDYSVKYYANYIQHLKKHQANAEAQASRRQFEDDTIIIDSDTVSDNVASVSRSGKTLKSSCSSSGTMALNGATILNYGGMQASNQDRQSLILMQKKGMLVSHNEEADTLRCQSCPFSTCDKDAMDSHKRRHGIERVTPSCPHCDYRPRKDENIGEHIRLHFTRLYKPESYLIIEFLTLTMKKLSNSGKEEKQKSPELLFKEYQDGRFFPLSDTNSFGNSSTVNSCKEKVLVDPNTGETKHLTV; this is translated from the exons ATGTCAGGAAGGCTGCCCCGTCTGCGTGCACTTCGGCCACGACCCCAGCAGTCCAAGAACGAGCCGCAGAAGGAAGGTAACCTTAAAGAAGACCACAAGGAGGTCGCGATGAAGGAACAAGAATCGCGGACGAGCTCCGAGGAGCTTTCGTTCGAAGATAAAGACGATGGTTCCGCGAAGGACAGTTTAAAGGGCGAGCACGACGAGCTTCTCGACTGTACGGTGCCCTCGCAGAGTTACGAGTGCAAAACTTGCAAACCGTCGAAGCCTCTTCCGAGTCTTAAGGCTTATCTCGATCATCTGAAAAAGGAGCACAAACAAAAG GGAAAGTTTGTACGCGATGCTGGAAATAGATGTTCAATGTGTCCATATATTGCTTTAAACTCAAGGGACCTTGAAACCCACCAAAGAGTGCATCATTTAAAAAGGAGATTTTTTCGATGCGCTAAATGCTCTTATGTAACACATGTGCGTGCTCGTTATACAAAACATGTGAAGTATCATTCTATGCCAATGATTAAGTGTGATGCCTGTGATTTTCGTACGCCATACAAG TGGAATTTAGACAGACACACCAGGAACCATGGTGGAGGTGGAGCTTTTCAATGCAGAGCCTGTAATTTCACAGCTGATATCAGACAGAGCTTGACAGTGCACGAGACCAATCACCATGAGCCACCTGTAGGGCAGACTAATCGCAAGTCTAATGCACCCTTTGAGCGTAAGCCGAGAAATAGTCCTAAGCGTTATAATCAG GTTGGCGCGAGTGACTTCCGGGAAACGCTTCATATTTCCGGAAGCACGACAGTATCCTTAAGTCCTGGTGACTCGTTTCTGTCCGATCAGTCGATGAATTCCGTAGAAGATAAAAGAAGTGCAATAGCCAATGCAGAGTGCATAGCACTGAAATGCGAAGAGAAGGGGTGCCAGTTCATTACCGCGTGGGATTCCGAAATGCAGAGACACTTAGCAGAATGTCACGCGCCAGTTACACCGAATAAGTCTAGGAAACCATTGCCAATGTTAATTCCGTTAAGTCCTGTTAAATCCAATAGTACTGCCGGTGGATCCTCCACGACATTGTTAAAAGTTCCGAGAGTAAGAGTGCGACCGGAACTCGCTCAAATTGCCAGAGACACAGAACTGGCTAGGTTGTATGGAAATAAAGAA GTCAACAACTTAAAGAAGGATGCGAATAACGCAGCAgatttgtttgaaaaaaaaaatgcgtCCTTCTTTGATAAGCTAAAGGAAAAACTTACTACATCGGCATCAATAAATAACGGAGTGGCGGAGGTAGCAGTAAGTACCACGAACGATTTGAAATGCTGGTGTACATTTAAAGCTAGTAGCATGGAGGAGCTGGCTTGTCACAAACAAACACACCACACTGCTCTCAGTGTATCTGTGGGCACGACGCGTTGCCCAAAGTGCAGAAGACGTTGCAAAAGCTCGACTGATCTACAAGCGCATATGCAGTGTTGTCGCTCGACGAATAACGATGCGTCCATAGACAGTagcttagaaaaattatcgaattgtTCAGAACTACGTGTGACCTCGTATCGCGGTGAATATGCATTCCCAGCGCAAACGGATTGGGACGTAAATCTCAGTGGACTCAATTCTTCTGGATCATCG GTGGAACAACAATCATGGGACGAGCAAAATATGGAAGAGCGTAGCGTAGAAGAGTCTAATTCCGATGAGCCACCGACTAAGTTATTGATTATGAATAGTAACGAGTATTTGCAAACGCCGGAATTTAGTTCTACTCCGGTTTCGATTGTATCAACGAACGAAGGAAGTAATGTTAATACTATCAATATTGGCCTAAGACCACCGCCACCGTTAAAAGCTGCCGCTAGAAATCGAGGTCAATCCttgctaaaaaataatttaatcacgCCACACGGACAGAGTGGATCCACTTCCGCTACGCTCTCCGATGACAATAAACGCACCATGTGGAAATGCAAACGTTGCAACTTTAGACATTCAAATAGAGAAACTGTATCGTTGCACGTAAAATCGCATAGCGAATTAGAGCAACGCAATGAAGACGAGAAA AATCCATTCGGTTGTGGAGACTGCCCATTTTCAGCGCCAGACGCTGCAACTTTGTCCATGCATAGAATTCATCATCGCCCCAATTTGGAAGCTATTTTTAAATGCTACCTATGCCCTTATTATGTCAGCACGAAAGC AGAACTTCTGGATCACGTTAGGCTTCACGGCGAGGAGCTTGCGGTGGTGCACCAACAGAGTAcggattataatttttcaccgGTTAAATATAAAGCGCAACAGGCTAATTCCGATAACA ATACCAGTCGCATGAAACAGGAGAAGTCTATAGAACAGGTGATTCACATCACTACACAGAATAACGTGACTTGTATATCAAACGCTTCGAAGAACGCTAATGCGCCGCCGCCACTTCTGTTGGATACTCGAGCACTGCCAGACGCGCCATTGGTCTGGGTGTCTAGACTAGACGGCACCCTCGCGAAGATGTTGAAGTGTCGTCATTGCCCATACGTGTCATCTAGACGTGCAGAGGTTCGGGATCACGAGACCATGCATTTGGATACACCCAGTCAGGGGCCCGTTATCGCTTGCACAGACTGTAGTTTCACCTGTACCCGTCGGGAAATCATGGTCGCACACACGGAAATGCATTCGGGGTCATTGGGTACCGTTCACTGCTTGGTAGATGACTCCAGACCCGATTCTCAGCAACTGAATGACTTGACCACACTTCTTGGATTTACACACACCCCTGTGTTAGGTTCGGAGCCGGATCTGCGTGACTCCAGATTGGTGCATTGTTGTAGCAAATGTCCAGCGCGGTTCCTCTGCGAAAAAGAACTGAGGATCCATTTACGGTACCATTCCACAGAGCTGGCGTATTCGTGTCAATGGTGCTCGTACGCCGCTCGTCAGCCGGCTCACCTATTGGCCCATCAAAAGGCGCACTCCACAGAGTATCAGGAGCGTACAAAGTATTTATTGTCTCTGTACGGTCACTCACAAAGATACCCTCCTCCTACCACGGCTTGCGTCGAAGCGGGTGGTCAGGATTCAAGCAATCCAACGTCTACAGTCGCGTGGATCGTCGTCGAAATCTCAGAAACCTcgagtaataattttaacaatattagcAACACAAATCAACCGAGAACTGGGAACCAAGTGTTCACCTGTGCCAAATGTCCTGCCCGTTACTTTAAGTTGGATGCTTTGGAGTATCACATGACCCTGCACGGATCAAACAATAGATTCAAGTGCACTGAATGCGACTATTCCTCGAAGACTGCTCAGAACCTAGTGAAGCACCAGGTAGTTCATAGACGACAAAACGAGACTAACGAGATAGCTGCGAATCTGTCACCGCCACCTTCCGATCCTCAATTTGGATTGTACATGCGAGGTAACCCGAACTTTGTTTATCCTGGTTATTTGAGAAATGGTAGattgaaagagaaacgatACAAATGTCACAAGTGTCCATCCGCGTTCGAGAAGCGGGAACAATACAGGGTTCACCTGACGTTGCATGGCGCGAAACAAAGATACCGTTGCGACACGTGCGATTACTCTGTCAAGTACTATGCGAATTATATCCAGCATTTGAAGAAACACCAGGCAAACGCTGAAGCTCAAGCTTCTCGTAGACAATTCGAGGACGACACGATTATCATTGATAGCGACACTGTTTCTGATAATGTAGCATCCGTGTCCCGTTCTGGGAAGACTCTTAAGTCATCTTGCAGCTCATCCGGCACGATGGCGTTGAACGGGGCAACGATATTAAACTATGGTGGTATGCAAGCCTCCAACCAGGATAGACAATCATTGATATTAATGCAAAAGAAAGGCATGCTCGTTTCGCATAACGAAGAAGCGGATACCCTTCGCTGCCAGAGCTGTCCCTTCTCGACTTGCGATAAAGACGCTATGGACTCCCACAAACGTCGCCACGGTATAGAACGAGTGACACCGTCCTGTCCCCATTGCGATTATAGACCAAGAAAGGATGAAAATATTGGCGAACATATCAGGCTGCACTTTACTAGACTTTATAAGCCTGAATCCTATCTAATCATAGAGTTCTTAACGTTAACGATGAAGAAACTATCCAACAGTGGAAAGGAGGAGAAACAGAAGTCGCCAGAACTATTATTCAAAGAATATCAAGACGGAAGATTCTTCCCCCTTAGCGATACTAATTCATTCGGCAACAGTTCGACCGTAAATAGCTGTAAGGAGAAAGTTTTAGTGGATCCGAATACTGGAGAGACGAAACATTTGACCGTTTAA
- the LOC144474668 gene encoding uncharacterized protein LOC144474668 isoform X5, with protein sequence MSGRLPRLRALRPRPQQSKNEPQKEGNLKEDHKEVAMKEQESRTSSEELSFEDKDDGSAKDSLKGEHDELLDCTVPSQSYECKTCKPSKPLPSLKAYLDHLKKEHKQKGKFVRDAGNRCSMCPYIALNSRDLETHQRVHHLKRRFFRCAKCSYVTHVRARYTKHVKYHSMPMIKCDACDFRTPYKWNLDRHTRNHGGGGAFQCRACNFTADIRQSLTVHETNHHEPPVGQTNRKSNAPFERKPRNSPKRYNQVGASDFRETLHISGSTTVSLSPGDSFLSDQSMNSVEDKRSAIANAECIALKCEEKGCQFITAWDSEMQRHLAECHAPVTPNKSRKPLPMLIPLSPVKSNSTAGGSSTTLLKVPRVRVRPELAQIARDTELARLYGNKEVNNLKKDANNAADLFEKKNASFFDKLKEKLTTSASINNGVAEVAVEQQSWDEQNMEERSVEESNSDEPPTKLLIMNSNEYLQTPEFSSTPVSIVSTNEGSNVNTINIGLRPPPPLKAAARNRGQSLLKNNLITPHGQSGSTSATLSDDNKRTMWKCKRCNFRHSNRETVSLHVKSHSELEQRNEDEKNPFGCGDCPFSAPDAATLSMHRIHHRPNLEAIFKCYLCPYYVSTKAELLDHVRLHGEELAVVHQQSTDYNFSPVKYKAQQANSDNNTSRMKQEKSIEQVIHITTQNNVTCISNASKNANAPPPLLLDTRALPDAPLVWVSRLDGTLAKMLKCRHCPYVSSRRAEVRDHETMHLDTPSQGPVIACTDCSFTCTRREIMVAHTEMHSGSLGTVHCLVDDSRPDSQQLNDLTTLLGFTHTPVLGSEPDLRDSRLVHCCSKCPARFLCEKELRIHLRYHSTELAYSCQWCSYAARQPAHLLAHQKAHSTEYQERTKYLLSLYGHSQRYPPPTTACVEAGGQDSSNPTSTVAWIVVEISETSSNNFNNISNTNQPRTGNQVFTCAKCPARYFKLDALEYHMTLHGSNNRFKCTECDYSSKTAQNLVKHQVVHRRQNETNEIAANLSPPPSDPQFGLYMRGNPNFVYPGYLRNGRLKEKRYKCHKCPSAFEKREQYRVHLTLHGAKQRYRCDTCDYSVKYYANYIQHLKKHQANAEAQASRRQFEDDTIIIDSDTVSDNVASVSRSGKTLKSSCSSSGTMALNGATILNYGGMQASNQDRQSLILMQKKGMLVSHNEEADTLRCQSCPFSTCDKDAMDSHKRRHGIERVTPSCPHCDYRPRKDENIGEHIRLHFTRLYKPESYLIIEFLTLTMKKLSNSGKEEKQKSPELLFKEYQDGRFFPLSDTNSFGNSSTVNSCKEKVLVDPNTGETKHLTV encoded by the exons ATGTCAGGAAGGCTGCCCCGTCTGCGTGCACTTCGGCCACGACCCCAGCAGTCCAAGAACGAGCCGCAGAAGGAAGGTAACCTTAAAGAAGACCACAAGGAGGTCGCGATGAAGGAACAAGAATCGCGGACGAGCTCCGAGGAGCTTTCGTTCGAAGATAAAGACGATGGTTCCGCGAAGGACAGTTTAAAGGGCGAGCACGACGAGCTTCTCGACTGTACGGTGCCCTCGCAGAGTTACGAGTGCAAAACTTGCAAACCGTCGAAGCCTCTTCCGAGTCTTAAGGCTTATCTCGATCATCTGAAAAAGGAGCACAAACAAAAG GGAAAGTTTGTACGCGATGCTGGAAATAGATGTTCAATGTGTCCATATATTGCTTTAAACTCAAGGGACCTTGAAACCCACCAAAGAGTGCATCATTTAAAAAGGAGATTTTTTCGATGCGCTAAATGCTCTTATGTAACACATGTGCGTGCTCGTTATACAAAACATGTGAAGTATCATTCTATGCCAATGATTAAGTGTGATGCCTGTGATTTTCGTACGCCATACAAG TGGAATTTAGACAGACACACCAGGAACCATGGTGGAGGTGGAGCTTTTCAATGCAGAGCCTGTAATTTCACAGCTGATATCAGACAGAGCTTGACAGTGCACGAGACCAATCACCATGAGCCACCTGTAGGGCAGACTAATCGCAAGTCTAATGCACCCTTTGAGCGTAAGCCGAGAAATAGTCCTAAGCGTTATAATCAG GTTGGCGCGAGTGACTTCCGGGAAACGCTTCATATTTCCGGAAGCACGACAGTATCCTTAAGTCCTGGTGACTCGTTTCTGTCCGATCAGTCGATGAATTCCGTAGAAGATAAAAGAAGTGCAATAGCCAATGCAGAGTGCATAGCACTGAAATGCGAAGAGAAGGGGTGCCAGTTCATTACCGCGTGGGATTCCGAAATGCAGAGACACTTAGCAGAATGTCACGCGCCAGTTACACCGAATAAGTCTAGGAAACCATTGCCAATGTTAATTCCGTTAAGTCCTGTTAAATCCAATAGTACTGCCGGTGGATCCTCCACGACATTGTTAAAAGTTCCGAGAGTAAGAGTGCGACCGGAACTCGCTCAAATTGCCAGAGACACAGAACTGGCTAGGTTGTATGGAAATAAAGAA GTCAACAACTTAAAGAAGGATGCGAATAACGCAGCAgatttgtttgaaaaaaaaaatgcgtCCTTCTTTGATAAGCTAAAGGAAAAACTTACTACATCGGCATCAATAAATAACGGAGTGGCGGAGGTAGCA GTGGAACAACAATCATGGGACGAGCAAAATATGGAAGAGCGTAGCGTAGAAGAGTCTAATTCCGATGAGCCACCGACTAAGTTATTGATTATGAATAGTAACGAGTATTTGCAAACGCCGGAATTTAGTTCTACTCCGGTTTCGATTGTATCAACGAACGAAGGAAGTAATGTTAATACTATCAATATTGGCCTAAGACCACCGCCACCGTTAAAAGCTGCCGCTAGAAATCGAGGTCAATCCttgctaaaaaataatttaatcacgCCACACGGACAGAGTGGATCCACTTCCGCTACGCTCTCCGATGACAATAAACGCACCATGTGGAAATGCAAACGTTGCAACTTTAGACATTCAAATAGAGAAACTGTATCGTTGCACGTAAAATCGCATAGCGAATTAGAGCAACGCAATGAAGACGAGAAA AATCCATTCGGTTGTGGAGACTGCCCATTTTCAGCGCCAGACGCTGCAACTTTGTCCATGCATAGAATTCATCATCGCCCCAATTTGGAAGCTATTTTTAAATGCTACCTATGCCCTTATTATGTCAGCACGAAAGC AGAACTTCTGGATCACGTTAGGCTTCACGGCGAGGAGCTTGCGGTGGTGCACCAACAGAGTAcggattataatttttcaccgGTTAAATATAAAGCGCAACAGGCTAATTCCGATAACA ATACCAGTCGCATGAAACAGGAGAAGTCTATAGAACAGGTGATTCACATCACTACACAGAATAACGTGACTTGTATATCAAACGCTTCGAAGAACGCTAATGCGCCGCCGCCACTTCTGTTGGATACTCGAGCACTGCCAGACGCGCCATTGGTCTGGGTGTCTAGACTAGACGGCACCCTCGCGAAGATGTTGAAGTGTCGTCATTGCCCATACGTGTCATCTAGACGTGCAGAGGTTCGGGATCACGAGACCATGCATTTGGATACACCCAGTCAGGGGCCCGTTATCGCTTGCACAGACTGTAGTTTCACCTGTACCCGTCGGGAAATCATGGTCGCACACACGGAAATGCATTCGGGGTCATTGGGTACCGTTCACTGCTTGGTAGATGACTCCAGACCCGATTCTCAGCAACTGAATGACTTGACCACACTTCTTGGATTTACACACACCCCTGTGTTAGGTTCGGAGCCGGATCTGCGTGACTCCAGATTGGTGCATTGTTGTAGCAAATGTCCAGCGCGGTTCCTCTGCGAAAAAGAACTGAGGATCCATTTACGGTACCATTCCACAGAGCTGGCGTATTCGTGTCAATGGTGCTCGTACGCCGCTCGTCAGCCGGCTCACCTATTGGCCCATCAAAAGGCGCACTCCACAGAGTATCAGGAGCGTACAAAGTATTTATTGTCTCTGTACGGTCACTCACAAAGATACCCTCCTCCTACCACGGCTTGCGTCGAAGCGGGTGGTCAGGATTCAAGCAATCCAACGTCTACAGTCGCGTGGATCGTCGTCGAAATCTCAGAAACCTcgagtaataattttaacaatattagcAACACAAATCAACCGAGAACTGGGAACCAAGTGTTCACCTGTGCCAAATGTCCTGCCCGTTACTTTAAGTTGGATGCTTTGGAGTATCACATGACCCTGCACGGATCAAACAATAGATTCAAGTGCACTGAATGCGACTATTCCTCGAAGACTGCTCAGAACCTAGTGAAGCACCAGGTAGTTCATAGACGACAAAACGAGACTAACGAGATAGCTGCGAATCTGTCACCGCCACCTTCCGATCCTCAATTTGGATTGTACATGCGAGGTAACCCGAACTTTGTTTATCCTGGTTATTTGAGAAATGGTAGattgaaagagaaacgatACAAATGTCACAAGTGTCCATCCGCGTTCGAGAAGCGGGAACAATACAGGGTTCACCTGACGTTGCATGGCGCGAAACAAAGATACCGTTGCGACACGTGCGATTACTCTGTCAAGTACTATGCGAATTATATCCAGCATTTGAAGAAACACCAGGCAAACGCTGAAGCTCAAGCTTCTCGTAGACAATTCGAGGACGACACGATTATCATTGATAGCGACACTGTTTCTGATAATGTAGCATCCGTGTCCCGTTCTGGGAAGACTCTTAAGTCATCTTGCAGCTCATCCGGCACGATGGCGTTGAACGGGGCAACGATATTAAACTATGGTGGTATGCAAGCCTCCAACCAGGATAGACAATCATTGATATTAATGCAAAAGAAAGGCATGCTCGTTTCGCATAACGAAGAAGCGGATACCCTTCGCTGCCAGAGCTGTCCCTTCTCGACTTGCGATAAAGACGCTATGGACTCCCACAAACGTCGCCACGGTATAGAACGAGTGACACCGTCCTGTCCCCATTGCGATTATAGACCAAGAAAGGATGAAAATATTGGCGAACATATCAGGCTGCACTTTACTAGACTTTATAAGCCTGAATCCTATCTAATCATAGAGTTCTTAACGTTAACGATGAAGAAACTATCCAACAGTGGAAAGGAGGAGAAACAGAAGTCGCCAGAACTATTATTCAAAGAATATCAAGACGGAAGATTCTTCCCCCTTAGCGATACTAATTCATTCGGCAACAGTTCGACCGTAAATAGCTGTAAGGAGAAAGTTTTAGTGGATCCGAATACTGGAGAGACGAAACATTTGACCGTTTAA